From the Trifolium pratense cultivar HEN17-A07 linkage group LG4, ARS_RC_1.1, whole genome shotgun sequence genome, the window aatTAAGTATCAGACAAGATTTACCTGCTTTTCCAATGGCAGATGGCACAGCTTGCCAAGACTTGCACGAACCGAGATCCGAAACGACGTCCGACAATGAGAGCTATTGTGGTTTTTCTTATGACACTTAATTCTACAATTGATGATGGAAGTAGCACTGATAATGCAGCATTGACTCTGGCTATGGAGCATGACTAATACTATTATAATTTGCACTGGTTGTCAAATTTATCATAAGAGAAGattaacaagaagaaaaaaaaaactttaatgtTAGATAATGGTTTGTTGAAATTTTTGCATACATGATTTGGAACCAAATTGCATGATTGGTCTACCTAGTAAAAAACTATACCATCTTGGGTAAATTACTGTAATTGTCTCAAAgataaattaaactaaataaaataaaaacattttaattgattttggaTAACTTATAAAATGACTCAAAGATCACTTATACAGAGAGAGATAGtgatattaataaataataatttatataggCTTAAAGACCAAAGATAAGTCCCAAAGATAAGTTAAATAGGCATATATTAAGATAGGGTAATAATATATGCCTATTTATTAATAACAGTATTTTCTATGAgaagttatatttttattcatatgtCTATTTTCTATAATTCCAACAGTGACCTATATTTCTACTCGTATGTTAATGTATATATTCCAAATGGTATGATAATAATATtgtgtttacttttttttttaataatttttacgcaaatatatattttttactcgTATATTAATATGCATGCCTCACATGAGTTGTTAAAAAACAAAGACCAAAAAATATGACTCACATGATACAAACAAATAGAATACTAATCGATTATATTAATCGACTATATTCGTCATTGAGATTttttatgaaacaaacaaatagaATACTAATTGACTATATCATGTCATTGATATACTCACTCTcgtttttaatataagaaaaaatttactttttagatttatagaaTAATTGATGTGTTTAGTCTAAAAAGTTGCTTAGATACATCAATcatgaatataaaaataaaaaaaaattcttatacaAGAGTATAAAATTAACATGCCACCAGACATATATTTTTCTGAACCAATATAATTCTATTGCTTGTTTAATAAATAAACCAACCATAATTCAAGGGAGTTATGGTGGTACTTTCAATTTCATTGTCATTTACCAAACACAACAAACACATATTAAACCTTAGAAAAAGACgttgaaacaataaaaaaactattCATTCTATCTCTTCTAATTCAAACAAAATCAACCCCACATTTCTTAGCAACAACCcaattattcatttcatttctgTTCAATTGTCTCCAAttaagtttctttaaaaaaaatacaatggcTAGAATCCAAAGAAAGCTTTTTCCAACAGAAACTACTACAAACCAAACATTAGATTGTTATGGCTTTTGTGACCCTTCATGTCCTTCAAATTGTTACACTAATGGAAATTACTATTTCTCACCCCCACCACTAGAACACACCACACAAGTTTCCTCTTACTTCATCATCCTCATTTCATTATTCTCATTGATTTTTATCATCATTGGTTTTTATGTGATCAAAGTGAAATGCTATAATGAAATGTGTGGTTGGAGAATTAATAACTCTATTCGCTCACAACCTGAAAACTCCGAAGAATTTCTCAATGAAAATCAGGGCGATCGCAATCACGATCACCCTGTGTGGCTCATTGCTACAGTTGGTTTGCAACAATCGATTATAAATTCGATTACGGTTTGCAAGTATCGAAAAAATGAAGGGTTAATTGAAGGAACAGAATGTTCTATTTGTTTGAATGAGTTTCATGAAGATGAAACTTTAAGACTATTACCAAAGTGTAGTCATGCTTTTCACATATCTTGTATTGATACTTGGTTAAGATCTCATACTAATTGTCCTCTTTGTCGAGCCGGTATTGTTTCGAACAATATTAATCCCGAAGTAACCGAATCGAATTTCGGACAAGAAAATAACAACTTGGGAAGAAATCAAGATACTCAAATGGATAATAATCCAAGGAATGATCAACAAGGTGTGGTAAGTAACAATATTGTTATCAATGTGGCATTTGAAAATAGGGTTGGAACAATAGAGGAATCAAGTGATGAATCAAATTACAACAAGGAGCAAATTATGAATGATGAGATGAAAATTGAGGAGGGTTCTGTTTCAACTGATCCTAGAAGCCATCTTTGGAAGGTTATTActcaaaaaaatagtaaaacaaTGCGTAGGTGTTCAATTGAAGAGCTTTTGCATATAAGGCCAGTAGCTATGAAAAAGTCTTTCACTCTACATGGAAGGAagagttttaaaacaagatatgtgACTATGAATTAAAGATGATTCATGTATgcatttttcaaattaatataattaattactatattttttggACTTTTTGTAGTATTTTTTACGCGGTCATGTTTACtactttataaaaatatttttgcaaattttttatttataaaagggattaattaaaaaaacccaTAATTGTAAGTATAAACCATGCAAGCCGCGATTTCGTCGAATATCCTCGGACGAATCAAGTTTGAACATATAGTTTTAATCATGTGACCAACTTAGCGTCTAGATACGCTACAATGATTGTGTTAAAGAAAAGGATAGATACGGTACTTTCTGTTTGTTTActatcataattttattttttataattgtgaAACTCTCACATGTAGGTTccttagttttaaaaaaattagattgtAGAAATGCTATCAGGATTTTTTgttgtatatttaatttatgacaTACTAACTAGTGTGTTTGGAACATGTTGGGAAgactaaggctctgtttggcaaaaatagtGTTGGGAAGACTAGCTCTACTCTTTGTTCATGAAGGAGTAACCAAATAGCCTCACTTGTTGACTAGGCTTGAAACCAATCCAAATGAGAATGTTAAATGCAAAAAAGAGTTTaaatatataacataaaattgaaACGAGAGAATGATAAAGCGATTGAGTGATTGTGAGAATGACACCAATATAGgtttataacgaatacgaattttttaaaatccaccgttggattgaaagtttatatcatat encodes:
- the LOC123923333 gene encoding RING-H2 finger protein ATL54-like; translation: MARIQRKLFPTETTTNQTLDCYGFCDPSCPSNCYTNGNYYFSPPPLEHTTQVSSYFIILISLFSLIFIIIGFYVIKVKCYNEMCGWRINNSIRSQPENSEEFLNENQGDRNHDHPVWLIATVGLQQSIINSITVCKYRKNEGLIEGTECSICLNEFHEDETLRLLPKCSHAFHISCIDTWLRSHTNCPLCRAGIVSNNINPEVTESNFGQENNNLGRNQDTQMDNNPRNDQQGVVSNNIVINVAFENRVGTIEESSDESNYNKEQIMNDEMKIEEGSVSTDPRSHLWKVITQKNSKTMRRCSIEELLHIRPVAMKKSFTLHGRKSFKTRYVTMN